From the Nodularia sp. NIES-3585 genome, one window contains:
- a CDS encoding AAA family ATPase: MLKQLILENWKSFRYAELPLDPLTVLIGTNASGKSNVVEALEFLQRIAQGENIESALAGDKTLASIRGGVEWAARKPESMFTLKVLVQGEDETTDYLYVIKINTQPEVRVIEEYIEVQILHKNSELDQLNSFTFKRYTSGIKSGLKSIGSNVNLIELEQFNQFFAKVITLDKNVGNYLNNNYLSFKIEIALFVISILEKIFILNPIPSKMRDYSRLSDKLESDASNIAGVLAALSDQQKEEVESALSDYIKDLPEGDIKKVWAEKVGRFGTDAMLYCQEEWKPGEITEIDARSMSDGTLRFLAILTALLTRPEGSQLVIEEIDNGLHPSRAKLLVKILREIGSKRNIDILITTHNPALLDALGPEIVPFVVVAHRDSETGESKLTILEEIDNLPLLLASGTLGKLATKGAIEKSLSENK; encoded by the coding sequence ATGTTGAAACAACTCATCCTGGAGAATTGGAAAAGTTTCCGTTATGCGGAGCTTCCACTTGACCCTTTGACTGTTCTGATTGGTACTAACGCCAGTGGGAAGTCTAATGTAGTTGAAGCTTTGGAATTTTTGCAAAGGATAGCGCAAGGTGAAAATATTGAATCTGCTTTAGCAGGAGATAAAACACTGGCTTCTATTCGAGGTGGTGTAGAGTGGGCTGCACGTAAACCAGAATCTATGTTTACATTAAAGGTGCTAGTTCAGGGAGAGGATGAAACTACCGATTATTTATATGTTATTAAAATAAACACCCAACCTGAAGTGAGAGTGATAGAAGAATATATTGAAGTTCAGATTTTGCATAAAAATAGTGAATTAGATCAGTTAAATTCATTCACTTTTAAAAGATATACTTCTGGTATAAAAAGTGGTTTAAAATCTATTGGATCAAATGTTAATCTGATTGAATTAGAACAATTCAATCAATTTTTTGCAAAAGTAATCACACTAGATAAAAATGTGGGAAATTATTTAAATAATAATTATCTTAGCTTTAAGATAGAAATAGCTTTATTTGTTATTTCAATTTTAGAAAAAATTTTTATTCTCAATCCCATACCATCAAAAATGCGTGATTATTCACGACTTTCTGATAAACTAGAAAGTGATGCCTCAAATATAGCTGGTGTACTAGCAGCGTTATCTGACCAGCAAAAGGAGGAAGTAGAATCAGCACTGTCTGATTACATCAAAGATTTACCAGAAGGCGATATTAAAAAAGTCTGGGCGGAAAAAGTAGGTAGATTTGGCACAGATGCTATGCTCTACTGTCAGGAGGAATGGAAACCTGGAGAGATTACAGAAATTGATGCTAGGAGTATGTCAGATGGAACCCTACGTTTTCTCGCAATTCTGACAGCATTACTCACTCGCCCAGAAGGTAGTCAACTGGTAATTGAAGAAATAGATAATGGTTTGCATCCCTCCCGTGCTAAATTACTTGTAAAAATACTCCGAGAGATTGGCAGTAAAAGAAATATTGATATTCTCATTACTACCCATAATCCCGCTTTACTAGATGCTTTAGGCCCTGAAATCGTCCCGTTTGTCGTTGTCGCACATCGAGACTCAGAGACAGGAGAAAGCAAACTTACTATTTTAGAAGAGATTGATAATCTTCCTTTGTTACTAGCATCAGGTACTTTGGGTAAACTAGCAACCAAAGGAGCAATTGAAAAGAGCCTTTCTGAGAATAAATAA